ACTTTGATTATAGGAGGAACGTCTCTTTCTGTTTATCCGGCAGCTTCTTTGATAGATTATTTCAGCGGAAAGCATCTGGTTGTAATCAACCGTGACAAAACACCACAGGATGAAATGGCGGAGCTTGTGATTAACCGCCCAATCGGAGAGGTGTTTGAGCAAATAAAATAGATGAGGTGACAGAAAATGGGTTTGAATTATGAAGTGGGAGATTTTGTAAAACTGAAAAAACAGCATCCCTGCGGAAGTAATGAATGGGAAATTTTAAGAGTGGGAGCTGATTTTCGCTTAAAATGTATGGGGTGCGGACATCAGGTCATGCTTTCCAGAAGGCTGGTAGAAAAAAATACCAGAGATTTACGAAAAAAAGCTTGAAAAATGGAAATCCTTATGGTAAAATTGAAAATCGTGATATATTATTATCCTTGTTCCCTGCTCATCAGGGGACCAAAAGACCAAAAGGAGGTACAACAAGCATGAACAAATACGAATTAGCATTAGTTGTAAATGCAAAAATTGATGATGAA
The DNA window shown above is from Blautia hansenii DSM 20583 and carries:
- a CDS encoding DUF951 domain-containing protein, producing MGLNYEVGDFVKLKKQHPCGSNEWEILRVGADFRLKCMGCGHQVMLSRRLVEKNTRDLRKKA